From Salmo salar chromosome ssa09, Ssal_v3.1, whole genome shotgun sequence:
CAATTCTttgtgggtagctagctaacaattgtTTGTGACTGTcgggctagctaacagtagtgtcaagtgcagcgtctgtttgctcctcattacacaccacggaccaacagatattctttacatcaacaacataggaatcactaccaaacttcttgtatgacctcttatagactacattaggcccagcctttggaactttggttttcctagatatggctactatattgtgatcactacatccgatggatctggatactgcttttaaacacatttctgcagcattagtaaagatgtgatcaatacatgttgatgatttcattcctgtgctgtttgtaactaccctggtaggttgactgacaacctgaaccaggttacaggcactagttacagtttgaggctttttcttgagtgggcagcttgatgaaagccaatccatatttaaatcacccagaaaatatacctctctgttgataacacatacattatcaagcatttcacacatattatccagatactgatcGTTAGcgcttggtggtctatagcagcttcctaGCAGAAGGgtctttaggtgaggcagatgaacctgcagCCATATTACTTCCAcattatttaacatgagatcctctctaatctttacaggaatgtggttctgaatataaacagcaacacctccaccactggcatttctacattttctataaatgttataaccttgtattgctaccactgtatcataaaAAGTTTTATCTAACTGAGTTTCAGAGAtattcagaatatgaatgtcatccgTTACTAGCAAATGATTGATTTCataaaccttgtttcttaagctatgtatgttaacgtgggctattttgagcacttttcttcTTGGACGCTtacttgttttcattgctttacagggaagcttagcagaagtagatatgCTCATGTTATTCATGTTAgtagggtgagctgcacacagtggacttcctcctagggcacactgcctcagtgctaacagtataatgctggttcataggcacatgattactgcatacaatagctgtaggatcagcagaggcattcagggcagtaagaGGGACAAATTAGTTTACTTACATTGTGTCGACCAACACCCCTGGTGTAATGtccatttgctgaagcattatgacaattCTGCATCACAAcagtagggattaactgagctgggcttgggtcattgataagccattgtctcaacacagccttataatgctgtgaaaggatccaggaacccaaatgatttgggtggagcccatcctccttataaaacgtGTTTGGTTGACAATTTCGATACCTTTTGGAAACCAAAGTTACACTcattgagctgcaataatcacgtagccagttgtgaagagagAAAATCCTGCTAAAAGCGTTCAATACCGCGTTTCAGAGAGGCTACGGGTCCAGATAGGATGGGTCTTCTATTAGTGTCTAGCAGAGTCAATCAGCTCTtttaaaatccagtttcaactgttcagcgctgcccttcataatgtcattaaaacccacatggactcCTGATGTAGTACATTCaggagcagcttagtaatgtcattaaaacccacatggactcCTGATGTAGTACATTCaggagcagcttagtaatgtcaTTTACTCCACCTCTGGGAACAGGACATTGTTTTATGAGCCCTGCTCAGCCTTTTAAGAGTGCTATAGTGAAGTGGTCAACTTGAAGTGTGcctgtgggtgtgtttgtctgtgtacatTGATATGTCCGCTGTCGTTGCCCCCCCATCCCAGTTCTGTCTAAAGgccaggtgtgcaccagccaatATCGTTTCCTGGCTAAGAGTGGGGGCTTCGTGTGGGCAGAGACCCAGGCTACAGTCATCTACAACAACAAGACCTCTCAACCAGAGGCTGTGGTCTGTCTTAACTTCATCCTCAGGTAATGCCTCATCTCCTTTTTCATGACCCATACCTTCACCCCTTTCCATTCTCCCTACCCTACAtaatctctttctgtctttctctctatctatcgctctttctctctctctccatctcagtgTGGTGGAGCAGGCAGATGTGGTGTTCTCAGTAGAGCAGACTGGCTGTGGGCTGAAGAGGGATCCTGTCTCTGAGGCCTCAGAGGAGACCTTGTGTGACAGTGACAACAGGAAGAAGAGTGACAACAGCAGCAGTGGAGAGCTCTTCCAACAGCTGAAGGAGAACCCAGAGGACCTCCTCCAACTGGCCCCTGTCTCAGGAGACCCCGTCACAGGTCATCCTCACACTTTAATTCACACCTTAGTACTGTACCATCTAGTGGTTAGTGTCTCCCCTGAGGTTGGGAGTTTGATCCCCGGGTCGAGTACCAAAAGATTCTAGGGCCTGAGGCCCTGCGACAGACTAGTGTACTAGTagatcaagctgcctcacgcggCAGCCTCACGCAGCAgcctcctgccctatgggccattctggctcAGACAGGGCTGGCTTACTACATATTCATTCACTGTCACAAGTGCTCAAGACTGTTTGTGTGTTgacttgtgtgtctgtgtttctgcagACTTTGTGGAGCTGTCGTTCAGCCTTCCATCAAGCCCTGACTCCGCCCCAGTTTTCCCACAGGACCTGTGCACCCCCGAGCTGTGGACGCTCCTCTCACCCATATTCGACAAGCCCACCTCATCATCACCAACACCAGCGCTGGTAATAACTTTAGTTGATTCTTAAATGTCAGTGAGGATACAGTATCTCCTTAGAGTCTATAACATATGAACCCAATGTGTTCTCACTGATGAGGAGTCCActgtatatctgtcctcgtcAGATCCCCATTGAGGAGCTGCCAATAGAGGATGAGGTGGAGAGGTTGTTTGCCGTCTGTCCAGAAGAGGTCGTGCAGAAGGAAGACCAGCCTGAGGTACATGCAGAACACACCCGAACACTTAATGATGAGCATAGTTCTTTCCTATTTCTTCAAGAAGTTAAACTATTTTGAGAGGGAAATTAGGAAGAAGGAGCCTATACCTGTGATTGAGCAGTCTGTCTCCTGTGCTGGCAGGACGTGGAAGTGGTTGATCTGGACATGCTGGCACCGTATATCTCCATGGATGATGATTTCCTGCTCAGCGTCCAGCTCCCTGAGGCCCCTGACAGCCCCTCTCCAGAGAACCCCACTGCTACCAGGAAACGGTAaaaatctattctattctactgactCACTGCTGTCTGGGTCACACCAGTGAGAGAGACGAGACGCCCGGTTGGCTTGAGTGTTTTTGGAGGGACAGACAGTGGTGTTGGGTGTTTTGGAGGAACAGACAGTGGTGTTGGGTGTTTTGGAGGAACAGACAGTGGTGTTGGGTGTTTTGGAGGGACAGACAGTGGTGTTGGGTGTTTTGGAGGGACAGACAGTGGTGTTGGGTGTTTTGGAGGGACAGACAGTGGTGTTGGGTGTTTTGGAGGAACAGACAGTGGTGTTGGGTGTTTTGGAGGAACAGACAGTGGTGTTGGGTGTTTTGGAGGGACAGACAGTGGTGTTGGGTGTTTTGGAGGGACAGACAGTGGTGTTGGGTGTTTTGGAGGGACAGACAGTGGTGTTGGGTGTTTTTGGAGGGACAGACAGTGGTGTTGGGTGTTTTTGGAGGAACAGACAGTGGTGTTGGGTGTTAACGTTCCTAACTGTAACTTCCACAGGAGCCATGAGCAGGATGAAGACATGCCCTCCCAGCTGATGAGTCAGGACAAGAGACTGAGACACTCGGTGTCCCCCATCGAGCAGGAACTGCTTCTCAGCTACACCCTACTGGTGAGGAGGGGGGTTTAGGGTAGAGTGAGGAGGGGGGTTTAGGGTTGGGTGAGGagggggtttagggttgggtgaggagggggggtttagggttgggtgaggaagggggtttagggttgggtgagggagggagggggtttagggttgggtgaggggtagggagggagggagggggtttagggttgggtgagggagggagggggtttagggttgggtGAGGAAGGGGGGTTTAGGGTTGGGTGAGGAGGGGGGTTTAGGGTTGGGTGAGGAagggggtttagggttgggtgagggagggaggggggtttagggttgggtgagggagggagggggggtttagggttgggtgagggagggagggggtagggagggggggtttagggttgggtgaggaagggggtttagggttgggtgaggaggggggtttagggttgggtgaggaagggggtttagggttgggtGAGGAAGGGGTTTAGGGTGGGAGTTGAGGACAGTGTATGAAATGACTTAATGAACAATGATGTGCTATTAAAGTTGaaactgtgtgtgtttcaggactGCCTGGAGGACACAGACAGCCCAGAGTTGGAGCTGGGGCCACACCCCCGCAGGCGGAGTCAACTGCTGACGGACAGGGACCCCATCCTCGGGGAAGCCCAGGGACGATGTGATACCGCAGGTACAAACACACGGACACACGTCATGGTACTACTGTATCTTAGGCAAATATTTAGGCTTTGTGTGTGGCATTTGCATACTATGTCATACCGTACCTACCAAATGCACTCTTGCTAATATCTACTGAAATAGGTGATGACCAATCCAACTCAGTTCATCTCTTCCCCCCCTTCTGTCATGTTCTCCCCCAGCCTTGATGAGGGACCTCTTCTTGTCCCGCCCACCTGACCCCCTGACCTCCTCTCTGACTTGAGGAAGCAGCTGCTAATCATCCCCTGCCAGCTGCGGAGTTCTGAGATCATGGCACCTCAACAGGATTCACACACTCCCCAGCCAGACGCGCGCATTCTCTCTGCCAGCAGCTCCAACTCAAGACTTCCTCACGCTACCCAGCTATGTCCACAACAGCCTGCTATGGTTTTCTGCGAGGATGCCTGTAGCTTAAGAAACCttgttcctcctcttctctccattctTTTATGTCTCATGTTCTAGGGGGTAGGTGGCAGTATTAGGTTtagcccctcctcccctctcattcAGGGTTGATAAAAGTGTTCTCCTCAGTTCTTGCGAACACTTGTAGACTTTAGTCTAAACACTACACTTGACCCAATGGTGCTTCCGAGGTCAGAACAGACTCAAAACACACGCACAAATCAAGCCTAAGACACGTCCAGTAAATCTGACAGAGTGGTGTTTTAGGACACAGTGATGACCCTTCAGTTGGTCTACTGTTCTTCAGTACGGTATGTGGACCTGGCAGTCTGTACCTGACCTTTAGGTTTATTATTATGATATTATTTTGTAACAAACGCACAACGGTTATAAGATATTCCAATATTACCTCAGAACGATCGTCTATGGGTCATTTTTATAAGGAAGGATCAAATGAATGACTAACATCCCAAGCCATTGCTATTGAGCAGCAGGATGCAGTACTCAGGCAGTTGTTACCTCAACAGATAAGCTGTATGTCACGTACTCGACTGCCATCTCTTTCCAACCAAACAGACAAATGATTTCAGTGGCATCTTTTTACTTAGTATTTTTATATACTTTACATGCTAGACTTTAGAaaggaaaaaaaacatgtattaaaTTAATGTTTTCTATGCTCGCTTATGGACTACTATTGTATAAACCGCAATGTTTCCGTTGCTTTTATCATGTATTTCTAGGTGGTGCAAGATCTTGTCATATTCAAGCAGTAGTTATTTCTTTTCAGAATGTGGTTGCTCTTTGCAAATTCAGTGGAAAAAATATCTGATATACGCCTTTTGCGCATTCATTTCACGTACTGTAAAAATGACTTAACATCTAATCAATTACTCCCCCGTTGTCTTTTTATTATGAATCTATCTTTTAAGAATACGAAAGAGATTGAAAGATAATTGGTTTGAAGCACACATAGGATTTATTTTACCTGCATGATTATAGAATTATTGCATTTGCAATAATTAAATGATCCTATGGTGGCGTTAGGTTCATCTCTATAGATTCATCAGAATGTGTTAGTATTGTTTGTCCGCCCAGTATGATGAAAGAAGCAACATAGCCTTCTCACCTGTACTAACCTGTGTAAACCTTGCCCTCCATATATTTCTGAGAGTATTACGTTTTTGGGGTGCCATTTGAGCTTTGGTTTTTTAAGAATGTACTTTGCTTTTCATTACAAAATAATAATCTTCAATAGCAGGGTTGCATGGtgttaaaccccccccccccccactttaaGTGACTCTAATATTTTGTAATAAACAGTGATATAATCTAATGAAGTTAGATCTATAcacttttaaaaaatatatattccaaTAGGGGAGCAGAAAGAGAATTTCTCTCTAATCAAGTGGATTATTTAATCAAGTAGTACAATTTATAGTGAGTATGTTTGGCAAAAAAATGTATGCCCACCTAGTTCCCTTCAAAATGTGTTTACCTACGCATGGCACGTCTTTCCCCAACCTACCCTATAATGATGTAGGTCTACCACCATAATACTTCTGTTTATAAATTTGGCTTATATCATAACTTTCATTTTGAAACACTAGTCTTTGTACTGTTTTGCGTTGTATTATTCACTGAATAAACTGAAATAGATATAAACGCACTTTTTATTCAAGAGGATGTAATGTAAACAAATACTGCCATCTTGTGGGGTTTATGGTAGATTGATATTTTCGTAATGTAGGTTGCTGACTGACTTCAGATTGGAGCTTGTTTCTTTACTTGATATTTAATAATGCTAATCTCGGAAACCCAGAACTAAAAAAATCTCAGTTATGTTACATgcgtctgtccacgagagattaggTTACTTCTGACCTAGTTTTATTCAGTTAATGTAAAGTTTATGCAGTACCTCCAGAATAGTTATAAATTGTGTAAAGTTGTAGTCTACACATTAGTCGTTCTAAACACATCACACCATGTGTAAATAGCATCACCTTTAAGTCTGGCGGTGCCAAATAATTTGAACATCTCATGAACATAACACCCATATGTATAATGGCACACACAATAGCTACAAATTAACTGGCACTTTAGAGCAGAGGTGTCAAACATACGGCCCACGAGGGGTCCAATCCAGCCCGCGGGTGGTTTGagtaaaattgtaaaaataataatatacagcACATATTTTTTGGGCGGTGGGGGAAACAAACTCCATATACTttcaaatgactaaaaccaaatctaAACTGTGTaaaatgataatggacctacatttAGTTTCTTGACTGTCCAGCTCACTAACAATCACAGAAATTAAAGCTAGAGTCAGGGAACTTAGAAAATTACAAAAACGATTGATAGAGGACAATTTTTTTGGCAAATTTTAACGTGGCCGGGAATTAGAAAAATGTTCAGTGCGACTTCCGGACCGTGTTGAAGACCGAATGCGCCCCCCCCCGGcgcaaaatgagtttgacacccctgctttagAGGGAAGGTAAAGAATGCTGTGAAGCATGATCCATTTGTGGAGACCCACACAGATGCTGATTAAAACCTGTGGAACTATGTTCTATTACAtatcacttcctgcttgaaactGTTTGATGGGGAAACAACCATAATGCACCAACTCTGTTTTGTCAATGGGTCTTTCCATTCACTAACTACAACCTCAAATCAGGGCTAAACACAGTAATTTCTCAACTGATTCCAGTAAATAGGTCAGTATAGTAGTTCTGCATTCCTCATAAGCGGATGTTGTACTTCTCCAATTGGACACAGTTAGCAGGCTTGACAAGTTAAAATGAGTCTACTCCACTTCCCTCACAGTGCCTTGCCCTGGCCATCCTGCTTGTACAAAGTCCTGTGTAATATAACAGAAGAATGAGTTGGTCAGCATGTCAGATCCCATGTTACAACTTTAGTTCAGGCAGGTCAAAGGGGCAATTAGCAGTTGCTACAACCATTGTTAAACTCATATGTACctgttgattcttgaagaatataacttaaatgtgtcatgagcttagttcaactgtcataccccatcagaacccaaaatataagggtCTCTATTGAATCTGTAAACTGAAGCGTTTACAGATTCCGccaatgtaaaggtcatttccgattgagcagacatatgcagcggttaccgtgaatgcagtctctatCACGAAATATGTAATGCTTCCGCTTTACAGATTGATTTGAGACCCAAGCTTGTTTTATGGCAGTgtttgaaaacaaaataaatgTTAACACTATATGGCCTCAAAACATGGATAAAACTATCATTTTTATGTCATGGATATGAATTTGAGAGGTTACATTTCTCAGGcccatccttcagctttttaCTAAAACGGGGGTGGAgttttgtttcaactgctgattgccgctttaagcTGAAATTCCCACATAGAACTTTAACTTAATTATTCGACATGGATCAACAAGAGCTGGTTATTAGCCTAGCTCTGTCTGTGTGGTgtcccaaatggttccctattccctatataatgccctacttttgactagggcctatagggctctggtcaaaagtagggcactttataggtaatagagtgccatttgggtgCAGACTGTGTCTCAGATCAACCATGCGATCTACTTTCCTTTGACTAATTCTTCCCAGAGAGCACCATAACTGAATAAGACCAAGAGGTTTTACAATTAGAAACAATGTTGACGTTTAATCTTATGCGCAATGCAATAATTGCAATATTATGTAAATgttacattacatacatacatacattacatttttttctatTGAAAAGAAAAACAACTACATTCAATGTCTATAACGAATAATTACATCCTGGGGGTTTCTACCCCCAACCCTCCCCAAACTCTGGTCAATAATTCAAAGCAGATAGGGGAGAGGTGCAAGGCGGGAACAGGGTCGGTCTGCTGGTTTCTATATCGACGCTACAACTCTGCGATCATCGCAAATCATAAACCAACAAGAAGGACGCGCAGGTCCCTGTGATGTAACAGTAATGGCATTACCAAAGTCACCTCAACAAACGAGGCTCAGGTCCCATCACTGATGGGATATAAACCATGTCTCCATGGCAGGATACGTCTCATAACATTACAAACAGCCAATCAGAACTGGTGTGCTATGTATAAGGTTAAAACCTGAAAAGAAAGTTGATCCATGCTGGTAGGCTTGAATCCATATAAGTGCCTGAGCACATGATTTTACAAGTCAGTACATCATTGGTGGGTAACACAAATACGCCAGTCACTCAAATGTCCTTGTCATCGGGAAGTGCAACTTGTATGGCTTGAACGTCCACctcactctgactctctctgggACGGGATTGGATCTCCTCGTAAGGGGGCGGAAGGATCTCGGGGCTTTGATTGGATTGATGGATAAGGTGACTTGAATCTGATTGGTTGTGAGCTAATGATGGACCTGGAGCCTCCTGGGCCAATAGGAGCTGGGTGGGCCCTCTGCAGGGGGGCAGGTGTTGCCCCCAGCTCCCGTAGACAGCCTCCTCATATGTGGGCAGAGACACAGGCAGGCCATCCACCATCAGATCCATCTGGTCAGAGGAGCACCTGCTGAACAGTAGAGACATGATCACATCACAGACAGCACTCACACAGTGGGTGGATTTACCTACAATCTAACTGACACTACAGCTATGAAACACCCAGCATTGATGATAACATGACTATCAAACCACTGAattcccttcttcctcctccacagTCTTTCAACTTTCACTCATCAGATTATAAAGATGCTTTCATTACAGGATGTGATGCATTTCCAAGCCTCTACTGTACAAAGCCACTACAGCGCTGTAACCACCCTACGGagcaacacacctgattcaaccaaTCATCAAGACCTTGGttagctgaatcaggtgtgttagtcctGGACTGGAACAAAACCTACATACACTGAtgctccaggaccagggttagtAGTGACAACACCGCTATAGAGGATCCAGTCATATGAATATAGCTGTGTGAGTGACAGGGATAAGAGCCAGTCATATGTGTTTACCTGTGTGAGTGACAGGGAAAAAGGCGGGACTTGATCACCAAGCAGGCCGTGGTGGTGAGAAGGAATATGGACACGCCCACCGCCGTCGTGGCAACGTTGGGGAGTGAGTGGGCCACCTGGTCCTCATAGTTAACATGTCTGTCTGAAAGAAAACAACACAAacaatcaacacacacacccatcaacTACCTACAACACTTAGCTGTGGTCCAGTGCGTTAGTGTGTGCACTCACTAATGCCCCTGAACGCACACTgtcgccctggaccagagctacaaCACAACAAATACATTCAGTAACTACACACGTCATTTAGGTGAAACACACTACTGATACATATGGACAGTATAAAACAGGGTCTCTCAAAGGGAGTCAGTCATGCATCTGCATGTGGTTTCCTATATCCATGACACACTACATTTCCGTGAGGTTTAATATGGCAGAGGAAAGAGACTGGTTAGTTTGGTGACTTTGCTCACTTCCCGTTTCTTGATGCTGGTTTCCTGCCTCGATGCAGCACAGGCCGAAAGAGGAAGCAAGAGGCTCTAAAGTAGCATGTTAAGAGTCTGCTATGTCGGCTTTTGCATCTCACCAAGTAGGTCATTGACCTCGTGTGAAACTACAGGGTTGCTACCAGAAAGTTACGACAATCAAATCTTAGCACTTAACAGGCCACACCATCCTGTTAACCACCCTAACACACTGCTCAGCTCTAGTGCCACTCAAAGCTCATGTAAGCTATACTCAAGGCCATTGAAACTATAGCACAACAGTCATAGAGTGGTATAGAGTGCATGCTTCCACTTGCCTCGTCCACATCCAATAAGACatgggtgggcaattccagtcctcgagggcctgattggtgtcacagttttgccccagctaacacacctgactccaataatcacctaatcatgatcttcagtttagaatgcaatttgattattcagctgtgtttgctagggatggagaaaaagtgtgacgcCAATCAggccctgaggactggagttatcCATCCCTGCAATAAGAGGACGAATGAATGAGGGTGGTCATAGCATTGCTATTAATCAGCTTATGAGATGACTATGTGGAAGAAAGCCATGAAACATTTAAATCATCAACCCATAACCTCCATGCATGCATATAGCCAAACCGGAATCAGCCAAAGTAATTGTTAGGTGTCTGAGTTAATGCATTTACAAAGGCGGTGAGTGATTGAGTACAGAACCTATCTTAAATCACACTGCAACCTTTGACCTGACTAGTTTACCTAACACTTATCTCATATCAGTCACTCATGGACatactccacacacacatgcactagaccagggatgggcaactggcgacCTCGTTTTGTAGGCCCGCGGATCCATTTCCAAAAATAAATAAGCTGCAATTTCGAAGTTTGGTTGTgtacatcagcagtttttctcttgttatgtcagtcactgacagtcactcaattagcccattgAGTGacattttttagattggtaaattagtatagcagccagctagctaaacaTATAGTAATCATGGTCTAATACTGACCAGGGGACCCCCAttcattttgttagtcactctcactcagatatcatattaaaaaacggttcatttttctctctgtcccatggcaaaatgagtaggattgcaggaaattaacttgtGTAATTTTTTTTTCTAAAATTGAAAAATCTtccctctgccccatggcaaaacatgtagaattgcagcaaattgtctttaaaacggcaacattttatctatgccccatggcaaaattgcaagaaattaacaataaaacgtcaatgttctctctctgctgccactaaaatgttttgctcgcaaAGTGGGGCTCTGACTGcatatgtgggtatggatgtgggtacgcaggCCCGCGAGCCACTGCAGCCaatcatgatgagttcagatttattgtggcccccacccccatcaaagttgcccatccctgcgcTAGTCCATTACACTAGGGGCAAAGGTTTACCCCTCTTCCCACACGGCCGTGGTGACTCACCTGGTGTGGACAGACAGGTGGGCACGCTGGGGATCCATTTGCCGTGGCGGCAGCGCGAGCTGTGCACCTCTTTTGGGATGGTGTAACCGGGCTCACAGAAGTAGTAGATCAAGCTCTTCTGGGGGAATCCTCGGCAGGGGGAGGGCTCGCAGCGGAAGCCCCCATGTTCTGGCACCAGAGGGTGGCTGCAGTTCCCTTGCCTGCCTGCGGATGAGGCATACAGTTCAGTTGTTAGACCTTGTTGAATCTAACCGGCAGTTATTGTATCTCAAAGATCTGTGATTCAGGTTGAAGAGGAAAAAAGCTTTTGGTAGAGAGTTTATTAATAGATACAGTCGTGTGGATGGAGTAAGACAAGTGGAGTCTGGGAGGAGGAGTCTTGCAGGTCTGGGGAGAGGGCTAAGTATCATTGCAGCATGATGCAGGTTGTATGTCCAGATAGCTATATAATTAGCTCTTACAGATGGATTACAGCTTTTGGGTGCAGTGGTGACTGTTTCAACAAGTGCATGGTGTTGCAACTTGGATGCCTAGCAGAGGTGATGACCGGGGTGGACAGTTGTGGGTGGTTAAGGTGGGTGGTTGAGGAGGGAAACGGGTACCTGTGGTGAGGTCTGGAAGGACGACCAGGAGAAAGAGCCCGTAGCCCAGAGTGACGTG
This genomic window contains:
- the LOC106612597 gene encoding sushi domain-containing protein 6 isoform X1, with the protein product MRYSSRADRISNRLGSIDLYHLGLVLGRNIPISRFYRKTVLMSARRKSLWLCGHVTLGYGLFLLVVLPDLTTGRQGNCSHPLVPEHGGFRCEPSPCRGFPQKSLIYYFCEPGYTIPKEVHSSRCRHGKWIPSVPTCLSTPDRHVNYEDQVAHSLPNVATTAVGVSIFLLTTTACLVIKSRLFPCHSHSRCSSDQMDLMVDGLPVSLPTYEEAVYGSWGQHLPPCRGPTQLLLAQEAPGPSLAHNQSDSSHLIHQSNQSPEILPPPYEEIQSRPRESQSEVDVQAIQVALPDDKDI
- the LOC106612598 gene encoding hypoxia-inducible factor 1-alpha isoform X1 codes for the protein MDTKEEPVGQRSSTDQRKVRSRDAARCRRSQETELFYELAHTLPLPRRVSADLDKAAIMRVTLSFLRMHHLRSAGDTSEERVTDGDEDTMDGFYPRALAGFIMVMTEEGDMIYLGDSVDKHLGIQQLELLGQSVYDFVHPCDQEELRDLLVPRPGVFKKKPVQQHTEMTFFLRMKSTLTVRGRTVNIKSATWKVLHCTGHMRVCCSDEDSSPPAGSFMTVLCEPIPHPSSVEFPLDRSTFLTRHSMDLHFTHCEGRVAELVGYEPEDLIGKSAYEFHHALDSDHVTKSLHILLSKGQVCTSQYRFLAKSGGFVWAETQATVIYNNKTSQPEAVVCLNFILSVVEQADVVFSVEQTGCGLKRDPVSEASEETLCDSDNRKKSDNSSSGELFQQLKENPEDLLQLAPVSGDPVTDFVELSFSLPSSPDSAPVFPQDLCTPELWTLLSPIFDKPTSSSPTPALIPIEELPIEDEVERLFAVCPEEVVQKEDQPEDVEVVDLDMLAPYISMDDDFLLSVQLPEAPDSPSPENPTATRKRSHEQDEDMPSQLMSQDKRLRHSVSPIEQELLLSYTLLDCLEDTDSPELELGPHPRRRSQLLTDRDPILGEAQGRCDTAALMRDLFLSRPPDPLTSSLT
- the LOC106612598 gene encoding hypoxia-inducible factor 1-alpha isoform X2, which produces MDTKEEPVGQRSSTDQRKVRSRDAARCRRSQETELFYELAHTLPLPRRVSADLDKAAIMRVTLSFLRMHHLRSGDTSEERVTDGDEDTMDGFYPRALAGFIMVMTEEGDMIYLGDSVDKHLGIQQLELLGQSVYDFVHPCDQEELRDLLVPRPGVFKKKPVQQHTEMTFFLRMKSTLTVRGRTVNIKSATWKVLHCTGHMRVCCSDEDSSPPAGSFMTVLCEPIPHPSSVEFPLDRSTFLTRHSMDLHFTHCEGRVAELVGYEPEDLIGKSAYEFHHALDSDHVTKSLHILLSKGQVCTSQYRFLAKSGGFVWAETQATVIYNNKTSQPEAVVCLNFILSVVEQADVVFSVEQTGCGLKRDPVSEASEETLCDSDNRKKSDNSSSGELFQQLKENPEDLLQLAPVSGDPVTDFVELSFSLPSSPDSAPVFPQDLCTPELWTLLSPIFDKPTSSSPTPALIPIEELPIEDEVERLFAVCPEEVVQKEDQPEDVEVVDLDMLAPYISMDDDFLLSVQLPEAPDSPSPENPTATRKRSHEQDEDMPSQLMSQDKRLRHSVSPIEQELLLSYTLLDCLEDTDSPELELGPHPRRRSQLLTDRDPILGEAQGRCDTAALMRDLFLSRPPDPLTSSLT
- the LOC106612597 gene encoding sushi domain-containing protein 6 isoform X2, with product MRYSSRADRISNRLGSIDLYHLGLVLGRNIPISRFYRKTVLMSARRKSLWLCGHVTLGYGLFLLVVLPDLTTGRQGNCSHPLVPEHGGFRCEPSPCRGFPQKSLIYYFCEPGYTIPKEVHSSRCRHGKWIPSVPTCLSTPDRHVNYEDQVAHSLPNVATTAVGVSIFLLTTTACLVIKSRLFPCHSHRCSSDQMDLMVDGLPVSLPTYEEAVYGSWGQHLPPCRGPTQLLLAQEAPGPSLAHNQSDSSHLIHQSNQSPEILPPPYEEIQSRPRESQSEVDVQAIQVALPDDKDI